The segment CTACTTTTTTGGCTATGCACTACAAATTCCTCATTCACATAATCCAACACGATTTTTTGCGTCTTATCAATTTCGCCTTTTAACAACTCTTCAGATAAGCGATCCTCTACGTGTTTTTGTATTGCACGACGTAATGGGCGAGCTCCATATTGCGGATCATAGCCTTCCTCCACAATTTTTTGCAGCGTTGCATCCGTTAGCTCTAACTCGATATCTTGCTCTTTTAAACGGTTAATTAAAGACAGCGCCATTAGCGTAACGATTTCCTTTAAGTGCTCTTTTTCTAATGAATGGAACACAATCATTTCATCGATACGGTTTAAGAACTCTGGACGGAATGCCTTTTTCAATTCTGCAAGCATCGTCCCTTTCATATCTTTATTTTTCGTTGTTGTATCACCAACATTAAAGCCAACATATTTTTGGAATTTAAGAGCATCTGCTCCAACGTTCGATGTCATGATGACAACGGTATTACGGAAATCTACTGTACGGCCTTTCGAATCTGTTAATCGACCATCTTCAAGTACTTGCAATAAAATATTAAACACATCTGGATGCGCCTTTTCAATTTCATCTAAAAGCACAACAGAATATGGTTTACGACGAACCTTTTCTGTTAATTGACCACCATCATCAAACCCTACATAGCCTGGAGGTGAACCAACTAAACGAGAAGTCGAGTGTTTTTCCATATACTCAGACATATCTACACGAATCATTGAGTCTTCGTCACCGAACATGACCTCTGCTAACGCACGTGCTAGCTCTGTTTTACCAACACCTGTTGGACCAAGGAAAACAAATGAACCAATTGGACGTTTTGGATCTTTCAACCCAGCTCGAGCACGACGAATTGCACGAGAGATTGCTTCTACTGCCTCACTTTGGCCAACTACACGTTTGTGTAATTCTTCTTCAAGATTTAACAGTTTAGCGGATTCTTCCTGAGCAATTTTTGAAACAGGAATTCCCGTCCACATCGCCACAACTTGTGCAATGTCATCTACATTTACAGTGGACTCTTCTTTTCCTTGTTTCTCTTTCCACTCTTTTTTCATTTGCTCTAATTTCGTTTTTTCTTTTTGTTCTGAATCTCGAAGTGCGGCAGCTTTTTCAAATTCCTGACTCGATACAGCGGCATTTTTCTCAGATTTGATACTTTCTAAACTATCTTCTAGCTCTTTTAAATTCGGTGGCACTGTATAAGAACGTAAACGTACTTTTGAGCCCGCCTCATCAATTAAATCAATCGCTTTGTCTGGTAGGAAACGATCCGAAATGTAACGGTCTGATAATTTCGCTGCCGCTTCTACTGCTTCATCGGTAATTTTTACACGGTGATGTGCTTCATAACGATCGCGTAGCCCTTTAATAATTAAAATTGTTTCTTCAACAGTTGGCTCATCTACTTGAATTGGTTGGAAGCGGCGTTCAAGTGCTGCATCCTTTTCAATATATTTACGGTATTCATCCAATGTCGTTGCACCAATACACTGCAATTCACCGCGCGCTAATGATGGTTTTAAAATATTTGATGCGTCAATCGCACCTTCTGCACCACCTGCACCAATTAATGTATGCAGCTCATCGATGAATAAAATAATATTGCCTGCTTGGCGAATTTCATCCATTACCTTTTTCAAACGATCTTCAAACTCACCACGGTATTTCGTGCCTGCAACAACCGTCCCCATATCTAACGTCATAACGCGTTTATCACGTAAAATTTCAGGTACTTCGTTGTTTACAATTTGCTGTGCTAACCCTTCTGCAATCGCTGTTTTACCAACACCTGGCTCACCGATTAATACCGGATTGTTTTTCGTACGGCGAGATAACACTTCAATAACACGTGTAATTTCCTTTGAACGACCAATGACTGGGTCAAGGGAACCTTCACGCGCCACCACTGTTAAATCACGCGCCAGGCTATCTAATGTTGGCGTATTGACCGTTTGATTCATCGGTGTGCCGCCGCTGTTAGTTGAGTCGTTATTCCCTAAAAGTAATAACACTTGCTGACGTGCCTTATTAATACTAACGCCTGTATTAGCTAACACTCGCGCGGCAACGCCTTCCCCTTCACGAATTAACGCTAATAAAATATGCTCTGTTCCAACATAAGCATGACCGAGCTTGCGTGATTCATCTAAAGATAACTCAATTACTTTTTTAGCTCTTGGTGTGTAATGAACAATCGGACCAACTTCTTCTGTTCCTTTTCCTACAAGCTCTTCAATACCTGATTCGATCATTTGTGGACTAATATTAATTGCCTCTAAAGCTTTTGCGGCAATTCCTCCACCTTCA is part of the Solibacillus sp. FSL K6-1523 genome and harbors:
- a CDS encoding ATP-dependent Clp protease ATP-binding subunit — translated: MMFNRFTQRAQKVLQLAQEEAIRWKHKEIGTEHILLGLIREGGGIAAKALEAINISPQMIESGIEELVGKGTEEVGPIVHYTPRAKKVIELSLDESRKLGHAYVGTEHILLALIREGEGVAARVLANTGVSINKARQQVLLLLGNNDSTNSGGTPMNQTVNTPTLDSLARDLTVVAREGSLDPVIGRSKEITRVIEVLSRRTKNNPVLIGEPGVGKTAIAEGLAQQIVNNEVPEILRDKRVMTLDMGTVVAGTKYRGEFEDRLKKVMDEIRQAGNIILFIDELHTLIGAGGAEGAIDASNILKPSLARGELQCIGATTLDEYRKYIEKDAALERRFQPIQVDEPTVEETILIIKGLRDRYEAHHRVKITDEAVEAAAKLSDRYISDRFLPDKAIDLIDEAGSKVRLRSYTVPPNLKELEDSLESIKSEKNAAVSSQEFEKAAALRDSEQKEKTKLEQMKKEWKEKQGKEESTVNVDDIAQVVAMWTGIPVSKIAQEESAKLLNLEEELHKRVVGQSEAVEAISRAIRRARAGLKDPKRPIGSFVFLGPTGVGKTELARALAEVMFGDEDSMIRVDMSEYMEKHSTSRLVGSPPGYVGFDDGGQLTEKVRRKPYSVVLLDEIEKAHPDVFNILLQVLEDGRLTDSKGRTVDFRNTVVIMTSNVGADALKFQKYVGFNVGDTTTKNKDMKGTMLAELKKAFRPEFLNRIDEMIVFHSLEKEHLKEIVTLMALSLINRLKEQDIELELTDATLQKIVEEGYDPQYGARPLRRAIQKHVEDRLSEELLKGEIDKTQKIVLDYVNEEFVVHSQKSSVITN